Proteins from one Chroococcidiopsis sp. CCMEE 29 genomic window:
- the rfbC gene encoding dTDP-4-dehydrorhamnose 3,5-epimerase, translated as MKIIPTEIPDILIVEPQVFQDDRGFFYESYNQKIFTEKIGLSTCFVQDNHSYSKHNVLRGLHYQIQQPQGKLVRALVGTILDIAVDIRKSSPTFGQWVSCILSAENKRQLWVPAGFAHGFLVLSDAAEVLYKTTEYYAPQHERCILWNDPELAIDWSLTTTPIVSAKDQAGESFKTAEVFS; from the coding sequence GTGAAAATTATCCCCACTGAAATCCCTGATATTCTGATCGTCGAACCCCAAGTTTTCCAGGACGATCGCGGCTTTTTCTACGAAAGCTATAACCAGAAAATTTTTACTGAAAAGATAGGATTATCAACCTGCTTCGTCCAAGATAATCATTCGTACTCCAAGCACAACGTCCTGCGCGGGCTACACTATCAAATTCAACAACCCCAAGGTAAATTAGTTCGGGCACTTGTCGGAACCATCCTCGATATTGCTGTAGACATCCGTAAAAGCTCCCCCACCTTTGGGCAATGGGTTAGCTGTATTCTCAGCGCCGAGAATAAACGCCAACTCTGGGTACCTGCTGGCTTTGCTCACGGCTTTTTAGTCCTTTCTGATGCAGCTGAAGTGCTTTACAAAACCACAGAATACTACGCTCCCCAACATGAACGCTGTATACTTTGGAACGACCCCGAGCTAGCCATTGATTGGTCTTTGACTACCACACCCATAGTTTCCGCTAAAGACCAAGCTGGAGAATCCTTCAAAACAGCTGAAGTTTTTTCATAA
- the rfbD gene encoding dTDP-4-dehydrorhamnose reductase, with protein MTDILLIGSNGQLGKELQHNLTSHNSNITAVARPTVDLAQPDTLHQIISTVQPQIIINAAAYTAVDKAETELELATAVNATASGILAQAAQKLGAFLIHVSTDYVFDGRQSHPYQETDPTNPLGVYGRSKLAGEQAIQENCNQHLILRTAWVYGTYGKSNFVKTMLRLGAEREEIRVVADQIGSPTWTGDIANAIVGLLPQLTPQVAGTYHYTNSGVASWYDFAVAIFEEAQQLGFPVKVQRVTPITTADYPTPAQRPAYSVLSCEKIAKALGTPRPHWRLALRQMLAELYARTYESSNSFRR; from the coding sequence ATGACAGATATTTTACTGATTGGCAGCAACGGACAATTGGGCAAAGAACTGCAACATAACCTTACCTCTCATAACAGCAACATTACTGCCGTCGCACGTCCTACCGTAGACCTTGCTCAACCAGACACTCTACATCAGATAATAAGTACAGTACAGCCGCAAATCATCATCAACGCCGCTGCCTACACTGCTGTAGATAAAGCTGAAACTGAACTTGAACTCGCTACCGCCGTTAATGCCACAGCTTCTGGTATTCTTGCCCAAGCAGCCCAAAAACTAGGAGCTTTCCTGATTCACGTTTCAACCGATTATGTCTTTGATGGTCGCCAAAGCCATCCTTACCAGGAAACTGACCCGACTAATCCACTAGGTGTCTATGGTCGCTCTAAACTGGCTGGGGAACAAGCAATTCAAGAAAACTGCAACCAACACCTGATCCTCCGCACTGCTTGGGTTTACGGCACTTACGGTAAAAGTAACTTTGTTAAAACCATGCTCCGCTTGGGAGCCGAACGCGAAGAAATCCGCGTTGTCGCCGATCAAATTGGTAGTCCCACCTGGACAGGTGATATAGCTAATGCCATAGTTGGGTTGCTTCCCCAGCTAACCCCACAAGTTGCGGGAACTTATCACTACACCAACAGCGGCGTTGCCAGCTGGTACGATTTCGCCGTTGCCATCTTTGAAGAAGCCCAACAGCTAGGCTTCCCCGTCAAAGTCCAGCGTGTCACCCCCATTACTACTGCCGACTATCCCACGCCCGCACAACGCCCCGCCTATTCTGTTCTCTCCTGTGAGAAAATAGCCAAGGCTTTAGGAACTCCGCGCCCTCATTGGCGTCTAGCCCTGAGACAAATGCTGGCAGAACTCTACGCCCGTACTTATGAAAGCTCTAATTCTTTCCGGCGGTAA
- a CDS encoding glucose-1-phosphate thymidylyltransferase has translation MKALILSGGKGTRLRPITHTGAKQLVPVANKPILWYGIEEIVASGIRDIGIIISPETGAEVKTKTGTGDRFGANITYILQDKPAGLAHAVQVAQPFLGDSPFIMYLGDNLIQQGDLSDFLKRFSEKQHDALILLRPVTNPSAFGVAKVDEYGRVLQLVEKPQVPPSNLALVGVYFFSHVIHEAIACIQPSARGELEITDAIQCLINQQKEVVACNLEGWWLDTGKKDDLLEANRLILDTYLKVSIQGEVDDQSQVTGRVEIGPRSKVINCIIRGPVVIGSDCYLENCFIGPYSSIADQSIVIDTDLEHSVVLQGAQIARIHQRIIDSVIGQRAQLTVAPRRPKALRFLIGDDCQIELS, from the coding sequence ATGAAAGCTCTAATTCTTTCCGGCGGTAAAGGTACACGTCTACGCCCCATTACCCATACTGGGGCTAAACAACTGGTTCCCGTTGCTAACAAACCGATTCTTTGGTACGGCATTGAAGAAATAGTTGCCAGCGGTATCCGCGACATTGGCATCATCATCAGTCCTGAAACGGGTGCCGAAGTCAAGACAAAAACTGGAACAGGCGATCGCTTTGGAGCCAACATTACTTACATTCTTCAAGATAAACCTGCTGGACTCGCCCATGCTGTCCAAGTTGCCCAGCCGTTTCTAGGCGATTCCCCCTTTATCATGTACTTGGGCGATAACCTGATTCAACAGGGCGATTTGAGCGACTTCCTGAAGCGATTTAGCGAAAAACAGCATGATGCCCTAATCTTGTTGCGTCCAGTTACCAATCCCAGCGCCTTTGGCGTTGCTAAAGTAGATGAATATGGGCGCGTATTGCAGCTAGTGGAAAAACCCCAAGTTCCACCCTCCAATCTCGCCCTGGTGGGCGTTTATTTCTTTTCTCATGTAATTCATGAGGCGATCGCCTGTATTCAGCCGTCTGCTAGGGGAGAACTGGAAATCACAGATGCAATTCAATGCCTAATCAACCAGCAAAAGGAAGTAGTAGCCTGCAACTTAGAAGGTTGGTGGTTAGATACAGGGAAAAAAGACGATCTGCTAGAAGCAAATCGGCTGATTCTCGATACCTACCTCAAAGTTTCAATTCAGGGCGAAGTGGATGACCAGAGTCAGGTAACCGGGCGTGTGGAAATTGGTCCCAGGTCTAAAGTAATTAATTGTATAATTCGCGGTCCAGTTGTGATTGGCAGTGATTGCTACTTAGAAAACTGTTTCATAGGTCCCTACAGCAGCATTGCCGATCAATCGATCGTGATCGATACTGATCTGGAACACAGTGTAGTTTTACAAGGCGCTCAAATCGCTAGAATTCATCAACGGATTATTGATAGTGTAATTGGGCAACGCGCCCAACTTACTGTTGCCCCTCGCCGTCCTAAAGCCTTGCGCTTTCTGATCGGTGATGACTGTCAAATCGAACTGTCGTGA
- a CDS encoding glycosyltransferase produces the protein MIYFLTINYYSTNLITQLISSIQSSKDTPHKTVIINNSPDDDSIHLLKSELVLILQPETNLGFGNGCNLGLSWIYAQDPQATVWIINPDAYLLQTSLEKVSLFFDTYPELSIVGTIIYTPTKEVWFGGGRFICRTGTIVDLDLSTNSDTAYVNCDWVSGCSLLINLRNFLECPQFDPAYFLYYEDFDFCRRYANLGHLIAVTQQLSVIHHPSTITNRNIFRKIQHSTYSYLLTLEKYTNKLVLLLRLTRLLVYACILILIKPKEAFGKLYGVLLYLKRSLPSCHIHYWLTCLF, from the coding sequence GTGATTTATTTCCTGACTATCAACTACTATTCAACCAATCTAATCACTCAATTAATCAGCTCGATTCAATCCAGTAAGGATACTCCACACAAAACAGTTATTATTAATAATTCACCGGACGATGATTCTATTCACCTGCTCAAGAGTGAATTAGTTCTCATCCTCCAACCTGAAACTAACTTGGGCTTTGGCAATGGCTGTAACTTAGGTTTGAGTTGGATTTATGCCCAAGATCCCCAAGCAACTGTTTGGATCATCAATCCCGATGCTTATCTGCTACAAACTTCTCTAGAAAAAGTCAGCTTATTTTTTGATACATATCCAGAACTCTCGATTGTTGGCACTATTATCTATACACCCACAAAAGAAGTTTGGTTTGGTGGTGGTCGCTTCATTTGCCGAACTGGCACTATTGTGGACTTAGACCTTTCAACCAATTCAGATACAGCCTATGTTAATTGCGACTGGGTTTCAGGCTGTAGCCTACTGATTAATCTCCGCAACTTTCTTGAATGTCCGCAGTTTGACCCAGCTTATTTTCTCTACTATGAAGACTTTGACTTTTGTAGACGCTATGCCAACCTTGGACATTTAATTGCAGTCACCCAGCAGTTGAGTGTGATTCATCACCCATCGACAATTACCAATAGGAACATTTTTAGAAAAATTCAACACAGTACATACAGTTACTTGCTTACTCTAGAAAAATATACAAATAAGTTGGTGCTGCTACTAAGACTAACTCGACTACTTGTCTATGCATGTATCCTGATTCTGATCAAACCCAAAGAAGCATTTGGTAAACTATACGGCGTATTACTTTATCTGAAGCGATCGCTGCCATCTTGTCACATCCACTACTGGTTAACCTGTCTTTTCTGA
- a CDS encoding glycosyltransferase family 1 protein, whose amino-acid sequence MSHPLLVNLSFLITKPTGLTTYAANLFPHLQPLNPTLLISQLAPHTCYPVPPNLTPEQGTKGHLRRLLWTQLQLPRIYKKLRSQLLFSPIPEAPLYTNCRYIITVHDLIPLRFPKPFSPLTPYHRYYIPQVLAQAQHILCNSTATAEDITHFFNIPASKITPILLAYDANHFRWLNLPKRNYFLYIGRHDPHKNLQRLIAAFAELPSCQDYELWLAGSADQRYTPRLKADVDQLGITNQVKFLEYVPYDQLPTLINQAIALVFPSLWEGFGLPVLEAMACGTPVVTSNLSSLPEVAGDAALLVNPYNRGEITAAMQVIATDSELRSRLSSLGISRASQFSWVKTGLATVEVLSHYL is encoded by the coding sequence TTGTCACATCCACTACTGGTTAACCTGTCTTTTCTGATCACTAAACCAACAGGGCTAACAACCTACGCTGCTAATCTGTTTCCTCACCTCCAGCCCCTCAACCCCACCTTACTAATTTCACAGCTCGCCCCTCACACCTGCTATCCAGTTCCCCCAAATTTAACCCCTGAACAAGGTACAAAAGGGCATCTGCGCCGTCTGCTGTGGACTCAGCTACAACTGCCGCGAATTTACAAAAAACTGCGATCGCAACTTTTATTTTCCCCGATCCCAGAAGCCCCCCTCTATACCAACTGCCGCTACATCATCACCGTCCACGATCTCATTCCTCTGCGCTTTCCCAAACCGTTCTCGCCCCTCACACCCTACCACCGCTACTACATCCCTCAAGTCCTTGCCCAAGCCCAACACATCCTCTGTAACTCCACCGCCACCGCCGAAGACATCACCCACTTCTTCAACATCCCAGCTAGCAAAATTACTCCTATCCTCCTGGCATACGACGCTAACCACTTTCGCTGGCTCAATTTGCCTAAGCGTAACTACTTTCTCTACATTGGTCGTCACGATCCTCACAAAAACTTACAGCGGTTAATTGCCGCCTTTGCTGAACTACCCAGCTGCCAAGACTACGAACTCTGGCTAGCCGGGTCAGCCGATCAACGCTACACTCCCCGTCTCAAAGCTGATGTAGATCAATTGGGTATAACCAATCAAGTGAAATTCCTGGAATACGTTCCCTACGATCAACTGCCCACCCTAATTAACCAAGCGATCGCCCTTGTCTTTCCTAGCCTATGGGAAGGCTTTGGTCTCCCTGTCCTAGAAGCAATGGCTTGCGGCACTCCTGTCGTTACCTCCAACCTCTCCTCTCTACCCGAAGTCGCTGGTGATGCGGCGCTTTTAGTTAACCCCTACAACCGGGGAGAAATCACCGCAGCGATGCAAGTGATCGCCACTGATTCAGAATTGCGATCGCGCCTTTCCAGCCTTGGCATTAGCAGGGCTAGCCAATTCAGTTGGGTTAAAACAGGACTTGCCACCGTAGAAGTTTTATCCCACTACCTTTAA
- a CDS encoding EamA family transporter, with product MTPSEFGLFLISILGSVAGQWLLKAGALKLGKVNASNLFSHILGIITTPELLAGLTCYGLGAIVYILLLTRVKLSVAGPAVALSYVFSMLLGYFIFREPVPFIRMVGLGLIICGVVLVISKN from the coding sequence GTGACTCCATCAGAATTTGGATTGTTCCTCATTTCGATCCTAGGAAGCGTTGCCGGGCAGTGGTTGCTGAAGGCAGGCGCATTAAAACTGGGTAAAGTCAATGCTAGCAATTTGTTCAGTCATATCTTGGGTATTATTACCACTCCAGAACTATTGGCAGGTTTGACTTGCTACGGTTTGGGGGCGATTGTTTATATTCTGCTGCTTACTCGCGTCAAGCTTAGCGTTGCCGGTCCGGCGGTTGCTCTTAGCTATGTATTTTCAATGCTGCTAGGCTACTTTATTTTTCGAGAACCAGTTCCTTTTATTCGTATGGTTGGGTTGGGGCTGATTATTTGTGGCGTTGTTTTGGTAATTTCGAAAAATTAA
- a CDS encoding Mo-dependent nitrogenase C-terminal domain-containing protein: protein MTTVVKSPHSSEQIAAWLRGLLTIAWADGDFNQQEQELIATLTREGLDSTLNFGNLEAITPEELAAGLGQDQSAAENFLRTAVMVAIADGIYSVCENNLLYQFCQALKQPPAILEVLQQTLCDQQSATPSATLIQLECDALRPVRNWLDGLEVDDPRVARFLCRMIPAQCPFERDVKLFGQKIVHIPPLCKINPLYEQLVGLRFRALSYLADECGEDVSAYC, encoded by the coding sequence ATGACTACTGTTGTAAAATCTCCCCATTCAAGTGAGCAGATTGCAGCTTGGTTGCGTGGACTGCTAACTATTGCATGGGCAGATGGTGATTTCAATCAACAAGAACAGGAGTTAATTGCTACTCTGACACGGGAGGGACTAGATTCTACATTGAATTTTGGCAACTTAGAAGCGATTACACCAGAAGAATTGGCAGCAGGTTTAGGGCAAGACCAAAGTGCCGCAGAAAATTTCTTACGCACCGCAGTGATGGTAGCGATCGCAGATGGCATCTATTCAGTCTGTGAAAACAACCTGTTGTACCAATTCTGTCAAGCTCTAAAACAGCCGCCAGCAATCCTAGAAGTCTTGCAACAGACTCTTTGCGACCAACAAAGTGCGACCCCATCTGCTACACTCATACAACTTGAGTGCGATGCATTGCGTCCTGTCCGCAACTGGCTTGATGGGCTAGAAGTCGATGACCCAAGAGTGGCACGATTCTTGTGTAGAATGATTCCCGCCCAATGTCCTTTTGAGCGGGATGTCAAGCTGTTTGGTCAAAAAATTGTTCACATTCCACCTCTATGTAAGATCAACCCCCTCTACGAGCAATTAGTAGGCTTGCGCTTCCGCGCCCTGTCCTACCTAGCGGATGAGTGCGGCGAAGATGTATCAGCCTATTGTTAG
- the obgE gene encoding GTPase ObgE — MQFIDQAEIEVEAGKGGDGIVAFRREKYVPAGGPSGGNGGRGGSVILVAVENLQTLLDFKYAHRFKAKDGDRGGPSNRTGAAGSDLPIEVPCGTAVYDAETGELLGDLVEPEQTLCVAMGGKGGLGNKHFLSNNNRAPEYALPGLPGERRSLRLELKLLAEVGIIGLPNAGKSTLIAALSAARPKVADYPFTTLVPNLGVVRKPTGDGTVFADIPGLIEGAHQGAGLGHDFLRHIERTRLLLHLVDVTADPIADYQTIQQELQAYGRGLADRPQILALNKVDAVDQETAEAIAQQLETVSQTKVFPISAVTRKGLEELLQQIWSTLDQFTSTQPSAQRGEQTVTG; from the coding sequence ATGCAATTTATCGATCAGGCAGAAATTGAAGTAGAAGCTGGAAAAGGTGGCGATGGGATTGTAGCCTTCCGGCGAGAAAAGTATGTGCCAGCTGGGGGTCCATCTGGCGGCAATGGCGGTCGGGGTGGCTCAGTGATTCTAGTTGCTGTAGAAAACCTGCAAACATTGCTCGACTTCAAGTACGCCCATCGCTTTAAGGCAAAAGACGGCGATCGCGGAGGACCCAGTAATCGAACTGGAGCAGCAGGCAGCGATCTCCCAATTGAAGTTCCCTGCGGTACAGCCGTCTACGATGCAGAAACTGGCGAACTTTTAGGCGATTTGGTTGAGCCTGAGCAGACGTTGTGTGTTGCCATGGGCGGCAAAGGCGGACTGGGAAACAAGCATTTCTTGAGTAATAATAACCGTGCCCCAGAGTATGCTCTACCTGGTTTACCGGGAGAAAGACGATCACTGCGCTTGGAATTGAAGCTATTGGCGGAAGTCGGCATTATTGGACTCCCAAATGCCGGAAAATCCACATTGATTGCGGCGTTGTCGGCAGCACGGCCGAAAGTGGCAGATTATCCCTTTACTACCCTAGTACCGAATCTGGGTGTAGTGCGTAAACCCACTGGCGATGGCACCGTTTTCGCTGATATTCCAGGTTTAATTGAGGGTGCTCACCAAGGAGCTGGGTTAGGTCACGACTTTTTGCGCCACATCGAACGCACCCGCTTATTGCTACACTTAGTTGATGTTACAGCAGATCCAATTGCTGACTATCAGACAATTCAACAAGAGTTACAGGCTTATGGACGGGGATTAGCAGATCGACCCCAAATCCTAGCACTGAACAAAGTGGATGCAGTTGATCAGGAGACAGCAGAAGCGATCGCCCAACAACTGGAAACGGTGAGTCAAACAAAAGTTTTTCCAATCTCAGCTGTCACCCGCAAAGGATTGGAGGAGCTATTGCAGCAAATCTGGTCAACCCTCGACCAATTCACCTCTACTCAACCGTCTGCTCAGAGAGGAGAACAAACAGTGACGGGTTAA
- a CDS encoding Uma2 family endonuclease, whose product MGWYTDSQEPITLLDSEPEPDVVVVRGDTRQYLDRHPGPADVALVIEVADTTLQRDRTSKKRAYARAGIPVYWIVNLGNEQIEVYTQPLGEAEQADYAQRQDYERLTVVPVAINDVEVGTLAVEALLP is encoded by the coding sequence GTGGGTTGGTACACCGACTCTCAAGAACCGATTACATTACTCGATAGTGAACCTGAACCGGACGTTGTTGTAGTACGAGGAGATACTCGTCAATACCTTGACCGTCATCCAGGACCCGCAGACGTTGCTTTAGTGATTGAGGTTGCTGATACAACACTTCAGCGAGACCGTACTTCAAAAAAACGTGCTTATGCACGTGCAGGCATTCCCGTGTACTGGATTGTAAATCTTGGCAATGAACAGATAGAGGTTTACACTCAACCTTTAGGAGAAGCTGAACAAGCAGATTATGCTCAACGCCAGGACTATGAGCGATTGACCGTAGTGCCCGTAGCGATCAATGACGTTGAGGTAGGGACGCTTGCAGTAGAGGCACTGCTACCTTAA
- a CDS encoding serine hydrolase: MQTTQHSSLTPEAAQVLREAVLSSQMKRSRPRAVELPPRLNLRNQAATNSQYHPHQVKEMEEASYSKSMNATLASTPKKHSWQGQRKQRKGSLVLYALRLLILGVGISAIAGTLLSVLDPTTRIISEEVQTATVQATQQEQASDAIVPGSALKLSQEIMPLKTVVQQLAAKHPKLLPGVFFVDLDTGAYLDLNGDSTFAAASMIKVPILVAFFQDVDAGKIRLDEKLTLKKELIGGGSGDMQYKSPGTQFTALETATKMITISDNTATNLLIERLGGAAALNQRFQKWGLTVTEIRNLLPDLSGTNTTSPEDLGHLMALVNQGDLVSLKSRDRLLDIMRRTVTATLLPRGLGEGATIAHKTGDIGSLVGDVGLVDMPSGKRYIAVAMVKRPHNNSEAKELIRQISKAAYQQFSSLTVNEAMPTKPFITTTPVQGVGQQSR; the protein is encoded by the coding sequence ATGCAAACTACACAGCACTCATCTCTTACCCCTGAAGCTGCACAAGTTTTGCGAGAGGCAGTTCTATCATCACAAATGAAGAGATCCCGACCACGCGCTGTAGAGTTGCCACCAAGACTAAATCTCCGGAATCAAGCGGCGACTAACTCTCAGTATCACCCCCACCAGGTAAAGGAAATGGAGGAGGCTAGCTATTCCAAGTCAATGAATGCGACACTGGCTTCGACACCAAAAAAACATAGCTGGCAAGGGCAACGAAAGCAGCGAAAAGGCTCACTCGTTTTATATGCTCTGCGGTTGCTGATTTTGGGAGTTGGGATTAGCGCGATCGCTGGAACATTGTTGTCAGTTTTGGACCCCACCACTCGCATCATCTCAGAGGAGGTCCAAACTGCTACTGTTCAGGCAACACAGCAAGAACAAGCAAGTGATGCGATCGTTCCAGGCTCGGCGTTAAAGCTGAGTCAAGAAATTATGCCGTTGAAAACGGTAGTGCAGCAGTTGGCGGCTAAACATCCTAAGCTGCTGCCAGGAGTATTTTTCGTCGATCTAGATACTGGTGCTTACCTGGACTTGAATGGAGACTCGACTTTTGCTGCTGCCAGTATGATTAAGGTGCCAATTCTCGTTGCCTTTTTCCAGGACGTAGATGCAGGAAAGATTCGCCTAGATGAAAAGCTGACTTTAAAGAAGGAGTTGATTGGTGGCGGTTCTGGGGACATGCAGTATAAATCTCCTGGAACGCAGTTCACGGCGCTGGAAACAGCAACAAAGATGATTACCATCAGCGACAACACGGCAACGAATCTGCTAATTGAACGATTGGGTGGTGCAGCAGCTTTGAATCAGCGGTTCCAAAAGTGGGGTTTGACCGTAACAGAAATCCGTAATCTTTTGCCGGATTTGTCAGGCACTAATACCACCAGTCCTGAGGATTTAGGGCATTTAATGGCTTTAGTGAATCAGGGAGATTTAGTCTCACTTAAGTCGCGCGATCGCTTGCTGGATATTATGCGGCGCACCGTGACAGCTACTCTACTACCTCGCGGTCTCGGAGAAGGGGCTACTATTGCCCATAAAACTGGGGATATTGGTTCGCTGGTGGGCGATGTGGGTTTAGTTGATATGCCTAGTGGGAAGCGCTACATCGCTGTCGCTATGGTAAAACGACCCCACAACAATAGTGAGGCAAAAGAATTGATTCGCCAAATTTCTAAAGCTGCTTACCAACAATTTAGTAGCCTTACTGTGAATGAAGCGATGCCTACAAAGCCTTTTATTACTACGACTCCCGTGCAGGGAGTAGGGCAGCAGAGCAGATGA
- a CDS encoding RNA methyltransferase — protein sequence MWERALAAVRIVLVEPAGPLNVGAVARLMKNMGLQQLVLVNPQCDPLSIEAQQMAVHALDILQTAQLVDTLPAALQGCTKAIATTARGRTLTTELENPNMALPWLIAEPGQAAALIFGPESRGLSNEELNHAQRFVRIRSSSAYPSLNLAQAVAICCYELSLFAQKQVSLDTPVNTTDYASLDVLEGFYQQLEDILLNIGYLYPHTAASRMEKFRQLFNRAQLDSQEVAMLRGILTQMKWALLQRGEGRGA from the coding sequence ATGTGGGAACGAGCATTAGCTGCGGTGCGGATTGTGTTGGTGGAGCCAGCAGGTCCCTTGAATGTGGGTGCAGTCGCCCGGTTAATGAAGAACATGGGTTTGCAGCAGCTAGTTTTAGTAAATCCCCAGTGCGATCCGCTCTCAATTGAAGCTCAGCAGATGGCGGTGCATGCATTGGATATTCTGCAAACTGCCCAACTGGTGGATACTCTGCCAGCAGCGTTACAAGGATGTACCAAGGCAATCGCTACAACCGCTCGCGGTCGTACCTTAACAACTGAGTTAGAGAACCCTAACATGGCATTACCATGGTTGATTGCAGAACCGGGACAAGCAGCGGCTTTAATTTTTGGTCCGGAATCCCGTGGACTTAGTAATGAGGAATTAAACCATGCTCAGCGCTTTGTCCGCATTCGCTCTAGTTCCGCCTACCCGTCTTTGAATCTAGCTCAGGCAGTAGCGATTTGCTGTTATGAACTTTCTCTGTTTGCACAGAAGCAAGTGAGCCTTGATACTCCAGTAAATACAACAGATTACGCTTCATTAGACGTTTTGGAGGGTTTTTACCAGCAACTAGAAGATATCCTGCTTAACATTGGCTATCTTTACCCACATACAGCAGCCAGCCGCATGGAAAAATTTCGGCAGCTGTTCAATCGTGCCCAATTAGATAGTCAGGAAGTAGCTATGTTGCGGGGAATTTTGACACAGATGAAATGGGCACTTTTACAGAGAGGAGAGGGGCGAGGGGCGTAG
- a CDS encoding DUF2256 domain-containing protein, with protein sequence MVRARSKSDLPTKICPVCQRPFTWRKKWEDCWDEVRYCSERCRRHRGSKN encoded by the coding sequence ATGGTACGCGCTCGCTCCAAATCTGACCTACCAACAAAAATTTGTCCAGTGTGCCAACGCCCCTTCACCTGGCGTAAAAAATGGGAAGATTGCTGGGATGAGGTGAGATACTGCTCAGAACGCTGCCGTCGTCACCGAGGAAGTAAGAATTAG